TCCGCGTGGGACGCAGCGATCGTCGACCACCGCCTCGGGCCCGATCGCGGGCTGGACGTCATCGGCTCGATCAGGGAGCGGCGGCCCGAGGTGGTGTGCGTGCTGATGACCGCGCTCGGGAGCACCGAACTGGCCGTGCGGGCGCTCAAGGCGGGGGCCGCGGACTTCATCGCCAAGCCCTTCACGCTGGCGCAGCTGCTGCGGAGCCTGGAGCATGCGGGGCGGGTGCGCGCGGTGGCGCGGGAGCGGCGCGAGATGCTCGCGCACCTCGAGCGGCTGGTGGAGGAGAAGACCCGCTCGCTGCAGCGCACCTACACCGGCATGCTCGCCGCGATGGCGCAGGCGGTCGAGAAGAAGGACCACGGCACCTACGGACATTCGCGCCGCGTCAGCTACTGCGCGCGGCTGGTGGTCGCGGCGCTCGGGCTGGGGGCGGACGAGCGGGAGGTCATTCGCGTCGCGGCGCTGCTGCACGACATCGGCAAGATCGGGATCGCCGACAGCGTGCTCGGCAAGGCCGGGCCTCTCGACGAGGGAGAGCTGCGGATGATGCGTTCGCATCCCCGCCACGGCGTCGAGATCCTCGGTCCGCTGCGCGCGCAGTTCCCGCATTTCGAGGAGGTGCTGCCGGCGATCCTGCACCACCACGAGCGCTTCGACGGCGGCGGGTATCCCGGGGGCCTCGCGGGCGAGCGGATCCCGCTGTCGGCCCGCGTGATCGCCCTGGCGGACACTTACGACGCGATCCTCTCGGCGCGTCCGTACCGGGCGGCCGCCGACCACGAGCGCGCGTGCAGCGAGCTGCGGCGTTGCGCGGGGACGCAGTTCGACCCGCGCGTGGTCGAGGCATTCCTGGCGGCCGACGCCCGGTTCGGGGCGCTGCGAGGCGGGGCGGGGGCGGCGGTCGGTTAGACGACCCCGTACCGTTCCCCGCGGGGACAGGTCCGGGCGGGAGTGCGGGGCCCGCGATCCCCCGGGGGACGCCGGGATGGCCGTTCGACGGCGGCGCGCCAGCCCCCGCGGTGTCTGGCGGGTTGGGTACGAATCTTGCTGCTCCCCGGGTATGATGCGACCTCTGGATTCCGCGGGGAGGCGTGCATGCGACTTGACCGGTTCCTGAAGCTCTCGCGACTGGTGCCGCGGCGCACCGGCGCCAAGGAGCTCTGCGACGCGGGGGGCGTGCTGGTCAACGGCGTGGCCGCGAAGGCCGGCCGGGAGGTCCGCGCCGGGGAGCTGCTCACGCTGCAGCTGCCCTCGCGCGAGCTGTCGGTCGAGGTGCTCGCGATTCCCGAGGGCAGGAGCGTCGCCCGGGCGGAGGCGCGCGAGCTGTTCCGCGTCGTCGGGGAGCGGCGCTTCGACCTTCTCGGCAACGAA
This bacterium DNA region includes the following protein-coding sequences:
- a CDS encoding HD domain-containing phosphohydrolase, yielding MSAGPERREIARVLLVDDEPQIRRVFGASLAAEGFEVGTAASAAEALAELERSAWDAAIVDHRLGPDRGLDVIGSIRERRPEVVCVLMTALGSTELAVRALKAGAADFIAKPFTLAQLLRSLEHAGRVRAVARERREMLAHLERLVEEKTRSLQRTYTGMLAAMAQAVEKKDHGTYGHSRRVSYCARLVVAALGLGADEREVIRVAALLHDIGKIGIADSVLGKAGPLDEGELRMMRSHPRHGVEILGPLRAQFPHFEEVLPAILHHHERFDGGGYPGGLAGERIPLSARVIALADTYDAILSARPYRAAADHERACSELRRCAGTQFDPRVVEAFLAADARFGALRGGAGAAVG
- a CDS encoding RNA-binding S4 domain-containing protein, yielding MRLDRFLKLSRLVPRRTGAKELCDAGGVLVNGVAAKAGREVRAGELLTLQLPSRELSVEVLAIPEGRSVARAEARELFRVVGERRFDLLGNELPPR